In Chitinivibrio alkaliphilus ACht1, a genomic segment contains:
- a CDS encoding Do family serine endopeptidase: MKQLSAVGFLFVILVTSCSARDGDFPEPGSIRFGAEEAPDIPSYEEFAGQLRVPAEVAEVVLPTVVSITSTKIDTVVYRNPFGDDLFRHFFGMPSPPRGRDDRREQYEKREQRRSGIGSGVIVSDSGYILTNSHVIHGADEITVRLYDEREYTAEIIGVDTLSDVGVIRINESFDSLPVIHLGDSDALRPGDWVMAAGNPFNLNSTVTSGIVSALGRRAAGNEMYQDFIQTDAAINPGNSGGALVNKRGDLIGINTMIYTRSGGYMGIGFAIPINMARSIMEQLVYSGTVSRGWLGVSIGELDYNMMRAFGLEERGVLINDVFEDQPAAEGGIESGDVILAIDGIRTVNPNDLRNVVAAILPDTEVPVRLFRNGEEITRSVVMGDRADFSDEEPRSRRRSDAEDNLVFDRLGIHLSASDGDGFVIDRLEPTSPAARAGLQEDDVVVELRRQGRFIPIESLSQLENAVKETPEGSSLVLRIIRQGRPFFAAIRL; the protein is encoded by the coding sequence ATGAAACAACTTTCTGCAGTGGGGTTTCTCTTTGTTATTCTGGTCACAAGTTGTTCCGCTCGGGATGGCGATTTTCCCGAACCGGGCTCTATTCGTTTTGGTGCAGAAGAGGCTCCGGACATTCCTTCTTATGAGGAATTTGCCGGGCAGCTACGTGTGCCTGCGGAGGTGGCAGAGGTTGTACTGCCTACCGTGGTGAGCATTACTTCAACCAAAATTGATACGGTAGTATATCGTAATCCCTTTGGAGATGATTTATTTCGTCATTTCTTCGGAATGCCCTCGCCACCTCGAGGGCGAGATGATCGTCGGGAACAATACGAAAAGCGAGAGCAGCGGCGAAGCGGTATTGGAAGTGGGGTGATTGTCTCTGACTCTGGGTATATTCTTACCAATAGTCATGTTATTCATGGAGCTGATGAGATAACCGTGCGTCTCTATGACGAACGGGAGTATACAGCCGAAATTATCGGGGTTGATACCCTTTCAGATGTGGGGGTGATTCGTATTAACGAGTCCTTCGATTCTCTCCCGGTAATTCACTTAGGAGATTCCGACGCCCTACGCCCCGGTGATTGGGTAATGGCGGCGGGAAATCCCTTTAATCTCAATTCTACTGTAACGTCCGGTATTGTCTCCGCCTTGGGCCGGCGTGCTGCCGGAAATGAGATGTATCAGGATTTCATCCAAACCGATGCGGCTATTAACCCGGGTAATTCCGGCGGTGCCCTCGTAAATAAACGTGGAGACTTAATTGGTATTAATACCATGATTTACACCCGCTCAGGTGGGTATATGGGAATTGGCTTTGCCATACCGATAAATATGGCTCGTTCAATTATGGAACAATTGGTATACTCAGGCACTGTTTCTCGCGGTTGGCTTGGGGTAAGTATTGGCGAACTGGATTATAATATGATGCGTGCCTTTGGGCTGGAAGAGCGAGGGGTCCTTATTAACGATGTATTTGAAGATCAGCCGGCAGCAGAAGGAGGTATTGAGAGTGGTGATGTTATTCTTGCTATTGACGGTATTCGAACGGTCAACCCCAACGACCTTCGTAACGTCGTAGCTGCTATCCTTCCTGATACTGAAGTGCCGGTTCGCCTGTTTCGTAACGGTGAAGAGATAACCCGTTCGGTTGTCATGGGAGATCGCGCTGATTTCTCTGATGAAGAACCGCGTTCACGGCGCAGGAGCGATGCAGAGGATAATCTTGTCTTCGATCGTTTGGGCATACATCTTTCTGCCAGCGATGGAGATGGTTTTGTTATTGATCGTCTAGAACCCACATCTCCAGCTGCTCGAGCAGGATTACAAGAGGATGATGTGGTGGTGGAACTTCGCCGTCAAGGGCGTTTTATACCGATCGAATCGCTTTCTCAGCTTGAAAATGCGGTGAAAGAGACACCGGAGGGAAGCTCTCTTGTACTGCGTATTATTCGGCAGGGACGGCCCTTCTTTGCGGCGATACGACTCTAG
- a CDS encoding EFR1 family ferrodoxin (N-terminal region resembles flavodoxins. C-terminal ferrodoxin region binds two 4Fe-4S clusters.), translating to MSTQGCVYYFSATGNSLSVARRICEGIPGFSLHSIAEQMQEPSRCSTDAPIVGIVFPVYLFSLPRMVARFLRHLRLPQGCRVFFIATYGSYAGAALHKAHSLLARQHPFVPMRGAAIRMVDTYIPFFFPPSPQKIQGFIAAEEKEVNRCITAITSGALTPIRAGVHAIPTGVFSALGELVLPWSDYALSVSSRRCTSCGRCQLVCPSDNIFYSKGIPRWKHRCEHCLACVHWCPVGALRICGRRWQYHHPEIDVDDICTKRENVFSAQ from the coding sequence ATGTCTACACAAGGATGTGTGTACTATTTTTCTGCAACGGGAAACAGTTTGTCCGTAGCTCGGCGTATTTGCGAAGGTATTCCGGGGTTTTCTCTACATTCAATTGCGGAGCAGATGCAGGAGCCAAGTCGCTGCTCCACAGATGCGCCAATTGTCGGCATCGTATTTCCTGTGTATCTTTTTAGTTTGCCGCGTATGGTGGCACGGTTCTTACGCCACCTCCGTCTGCCGCAAGGATGCCGCGTGTTTTTTATTGCCACCTACGGGAGCTATGCCGGAGCAGCTTTGCATAAAGCACACTCTCTTTTAGCCCGCCAGCATCCCTTTGTTCCTATGAGGGGAGCTGCCATTCGAATGGTGGATACCTATATTCCTTTTTTCTTTCCTCCTTCACCGCAAAAGATTCAGGGCTTTATTGCGGCAGAGGAGAAAGAGGTAAACCGCTGTATTACGGCGATCACTTCGGGGGCGCTTACTCCTATACGTGCGGGAGTCCATGCTATTCCCACGGGAGTGTTTTCTGCTCTGGGGGAGCTTGTATTGCCCTGGAGTGACTATGCTCTTTCTGTTTCCTCGCGTCGTTGCACCTCCTGTGGTCGTTGTCAGTTGGTCTGTCCCAGTGATAATATCTTTTATTCTAAAGGCATTCCGCGATGGAAACATCGGTGTGAACACTGCCTTGCCTGTGTGCATTGGTGTCCTGTGGGGGCTCTGAGAATATGTGGGAGAAGATGGCAGTATCATCACCCGGAAATAGATGTTGATGATATCTGTACAAAAAGGGAGAATGTTTTTTCTGCACAATAA
- a CDS encoding MotE family protein, giving the protein MNKKEIAIVSFFLILFSFPLIYLAMLIATGNAKIVFEGDMAQRISVENQVRLQRESEQRDSLIRENTLAFQAKVREGKRLTEQREVLQREQNRLERLREEVQQENQRLENLQEEVADLVGETEEVRGDQLRSLAEVYETMDTQAAARIFETLSDDLAIRLFNAMNEPRQKARILAAMEQDKATRISRKIGEGPQQ; this is encoded by the coding sequence ATGAATAAAAAAGAAATCGCAATCGTCAGTTTTTTCCTAATACTCTTTTCATTTCCCTTAATATACCTCGCCATGCTCATCGCGACAGGAAATGCAAAGATTGTCTTTGAAGGTGATATGGCGCAGCGCATTTCTGTAGAAAATCAGGTTCGTCTACAACGAGAGTCAGAACAGCGGGACTCGCTCATACGTGAAAACACCCTTGCCTTCCAAGCCAAGGTACGTGAGGGAAAACGTCTCACGGAGCAGCGGGAAGTGCTTCAAAGAGAGCAAAATCGCCTTGAACGACTGCGAGAAGAAGTCCAGCAGGAAAATCAACGTCTTGAAAATCTCCAGGAGGAAGTTGCCGATCTTGTGGGAGAAACAGAAGAAGTGCGGGGCGATCAACTGAGAAGCTTAGCTGAAGTGTACGAAACCATGGATACGCAAGCAGCAGCTCGTATCTTTGAGACCCTGAGTGATGATCTTGCAATCCGTCTTTTTAACGCCATGAATGAACCACGGCAAAAAGCGAGAATTCTTGCTGCCATGGAGCAAGATAAGGCAACACGTATTAGTAGAAAAATCGGCGAAGGACCGCAACAGTAA